From the Streptomyces sp. Tu 2975 genome, one window contains:
- a CDS encoding SWF or SNF family helicase — protein sequence MTGPEALTRTFDALPPAHGRGFAQSWWGQAWLKALQDTALDGEQLKKGRRHARDGAVGAVTVRPGRITAVVRDRDGTAYRSDVLLQELDEQDWERFLDVATDSAGHIAALLDRDMPPHLVEDASSAGVELLPGIGDLEPECTCDAWDHCPHTAALCYQVGRLLDQDPFVLLLMRGRGERRLLDELQLRSVARANPPAAGRADGVEEKAPAGVRADEAFAMGGILPPLPAPPPVPDEPGPAPALDAGTAPADGPDAAALEFLAADAAARAHRMLAQALAPGHAGQAPEPVLTRDEDAVRMAASVPGPMIAARLAAGTERTRGDLDLAVRAWRYGGAAALAVLEEDFVPDEEQYSRAASALASAWAAEPDRPRLRPSGPARWTVVGTGEQLRLGRDGNWWPFRKERGAWAPAGPASPDPAQALSGASGEGV from the coding sequence ATGACCGGACCGGAGGCACTGACGCGCACCTTCGACGCACTCCCGCCCGCGCACGGCAGGGGCTTCGCGCAGTCATGGTGGGGACAGGCCTGGCTCAAGGCCCTTCAGGACACGGCACTCGACGGCGAGCAGCTGAAGAAGGGCCGCCGGCACGCACGGGACGGTGCGGTCGGGGCGGTCACCGTGCGCCCTGGCCGGATCACCGCGGTGGTCCGGGACCGCGACGGCACGGCGTACCGCAGCGACGTACTGCTCCAAGAGCTCGACGAGCAGGACTGGGAACGCTTCCTCGATGTGGCCACGGACAGCGCGGGGCACATCGCGGCGCTGCTCGACCGGGACATGCCTCCGCATCTCGTGGAGGACGCCTCGTCCGCCGGCGTGGAACTGCTGCCCGGGATCGGCGACCTGGAGCCCGAGTGCACCTGCGACGCCTGGGACCACTGTCCCCACACGGCCGCGCTCTGCTACCAGGTGGGGCGACTGCTGGACCAGGACCCGTTCGTCCTGCTGCTGATGCGCGGGCGCGGGGAGCGCCGCCTACTGGACGAACTCCAGCTTCGGAGCGTCGCACGGGCGAACCCGCCGGCGGCGGGCCGGGCGGACGGCGTGGAGGAGAAGGCGCCGGCCGGGGTGCGCGCCGACGAGGCGTTCGCGATGGGCGGCATCCTGCCGCCGCTGCCCGCTCCGCCGCCGGTGCCCGACGAGCCCGGACCTGCTCCGGCCCTCGACGCCGGAACCGCTCCGGCGGACGGCCCCGACGCCGCGGCGCTGGAGTTCCTCGCCGCCGACGCGGCGGCACGCGCGCACCGGATGCTGGCCCAGGCTCTCGCGCCCGGCCATGCGGGGCAGGCGCCGGAACCCGTCCTGACGCGGGACGAGGACGCGGTGCGGATGGCCGCGTCGGTGCCCGGACCGATGATCGCCGCCCGGCTCGCCGCCGGCACGGAACGCACCCGCGGCGATCTCGACCTCGCGGTCCGGGCGTGGCGGTACGGCGGGGCCGCCGCACTGGCGGTGCTCGAGGAGGACTTCGTGCCGGACGAGGAACAGTACTCGCGTGCGGCGAGCGCACTGGCGTCGGCATGGGCGGCGGAGCCGGACCGCCCTCGGCTGCGCCCCTCGGGCCCCGCGCGGTGGACGGTCGTCGGGACCGGGGAGCAGCTGCGTCTGGGCCGCGACGGGAACTGGTGGCCCTTCCGTAAGGAGCGGGGTGCCTGGGCGCCCGCCGGGCCTGCGTCTCCCGACCCGGCACAGGCCCTCTCGGGCGCGTCGGGCGAGGGCGTCTGA
- a CDS encoding peptidoglycan recognition family protein, translating to MDRRSLLRGAAATATAHALLPATRAQAGAAADTDHPSAEWRPASSANYTASSRPAACPVRYVVVHVTQETYADTLAIFRDPARRVSAHYVVRSSDGHIAQCVRERDVAWHAGNWNYNTWSIGIEHEGWVNRPAFFTHALYERSAALTASVCDRYGIPKDRAHIIAHSEVPGATHTDPGPHWDWVRYIRLVNLS from the coding sequence ATGGACCGCAGATCTCTGCTTCGGGGCGCCGCCGCGACGGCCACCGCACACGCCCTGCTGCCCGCGACCCGCGCACAGGCCGGTGCCGCCGCGGACACGGACCACCCGTCCGCCGAGTGGCGGCCCGCCTCGTCCGCCAACTACACGGCCTCCAGCAGACCCGCGGCCTGTCCGGTGCGGTACGTCGTCGTCCACGTCACCCAGGAGACCTACGCGGACACGCTCGCCATCTTCCGCGACCCGGCGAGGCGGGTGTCCGCGCACTATGTCGTGCGTTCCTCCGACGGGCACATCGCGCAGTGCGTGCGGGAGCGTGACGTCGCCTGGCATGCGGGCAACTGGAACTACAACACATGGAGCATCGGCATCGAGCACGAGGGCTGGGTGAACCGGCCCGCGTTCTTCACCCATGCCCTCTACGAGCGGTCCGCGGCGCTCACCGCGTCGGTCTGCGACCGGTACGGCATCCCCAAGGACCGGGCGCACATCATCGCCCACTCCGAGGTGCCCGGCGCCACCCACACCGACCCAGGACCACACTGGGACTGGGTGCGCTACATCCGCCTCGTCAACCTCTCCTGA
- a CDS encoding nitroreductase family deazaflavin-dependent oxidoreductase, which produces MPLEGEYEPSPEKWVRDQVEEYEKSGGTRGTTLRGMPVVLLTTRGARSGKIRKTPLMRVEHAGAYALVASLGGSPKHPVWYHNVKAHPQVELQDGPVRRDMTAREVTGAEKAVWWARAVEAFPDYEGYQQKTEREIPVFVVEPPDRDR; this is translated from the coding sequence ATGCCACTCGAGGGTGAGTACGAGCCGAGCCCCGAAAAATGGGTCCGCGATCAGGTCGAGGAGTACGAGAAGTCCGGCGGTACGCGCGGCACCACACTGCGCGGGATGCCGGTCGTCCTCCTCACCACGCGCGGTGCCAGAAGCGGAAAGATCCGCAAGACACCGCTGATGCGGGTCGAACACGCGGGCGCGTACGCCCTGGTCGCCTCCCTGGGTGGATCGCCCAAGCACCCCGTCTGGTACCACAACGTGAAGGCCCATCCGCAGGTCGAGCTCCAGGACGGGCCCGTCCGCAGGGACATGACGGCGCGTGAGGTGACCGGCGCGGAGAAGGCCGTGTGGTGGGCGCGCGCCGTGGAGGCGTTCCCCGACTACGAGGGCTACCAGCAGAAGACGGAACGGGAGATCCCGGTCTTCGTCGTCGAGCCGCCGGACCGGGACCGCTGA
- a CDS encoding phosphatidylinositol-specific phospholipase C/glycerophosphodiester phosphodiesterase family protein, whose translation MPTTRRRAVTTLAAALAGAVAVPSQARATARGGAPDGPAPLRRAHAHNDYLHEHPLHDALSHGFTSVEADIFLVDGELLVAHEPAELDPARTLRSLYLDPLLARVRANHGSVYRGRRRPVQLLIDIKTDGVAAYLELDRQLREYRRMLSSCAHGHVRLGAVTPVVSGDRTARAPMEAQRVRYAFYDGRLDDLAAAEPAPASFIPLISSNWTHSFSWLGNGEFPVTEREKLHTLVATAHRRSQRVRFWATPDLEGPARDAVWRELLAAGADHINTDDLAGLERFLRVHDRG comes from the coding sequence GTGCCGACCACTCGTCGCAGAGCCGTCACCACCCTCGCCGCCGCACTCGCCGGTGCCGTCGCGGTGCCGTCCCAGGCCCGCGCCACGGCCCGCGGCGGCGCACCGGACGGCCCGGCGCCGCTGCGCCGGGCCCACGCGCACAACGACTATCTGCACGAACATCCCCTGCACGACGCGCTGTCGCACGGCTTCACCAGCGTCGAGGCCGACATCTTCCTTGTCGACGGGGAGCTGCTCGTCGCCCACGAACCGGCCGAACTCGACCCCGCCCGCACACTGCGCTCGCTCTACCTCGACCCTCTGCTCGCCCGGGTGCGCGCCAACCACGGCAGCGTGTACCGGGGCCGTCGCCGCCCCGTCCAACTGCTGATCGACATCAAGACGGACGGCGTCGCGGCCTACCTGGAGCTCGACCGCCAACTGCGGGAGTACCGGCGCATGTTGAGCAGCTGCGCCCACGGGCACGTACGCCTCGGTGCCGTCACCCCGGTCGTCTCCGGGGACCGTACGGCCCGCGCCCCGATGGAGGCGCAGCGCGTGCGGTACGCCTTCTACGACGGCCGCCTCGACGACCTCGCCGCAGCCGAGCCCGCTCCGGCCTCCTTCATCCCGCTGATCTCCAGCAACTGGACGCACAGCTTCAGCTGGCTCGGCAACGGTGAATTCCCGGTCACGGAACGCGAGAAGCTGCACACCCTCGTCGCCACGGCCCACCGGCGCTCCCAACGCGTCCGCTTCTGGGCCACACCCGACCTCGAGGGGCCGGCCCGCGACGCCGTCTGGCGAGAACTGCTCGCCGCCGGCGCCGACCACATCAACACCGACGACCTGGCCGGTCTGGAGCGCTTCCTGCGCGTTCACGACCGCGGGTGA
- a CDS encoding ATP-binding cassette domain-containing protein → MFELRDVTAGYDRREPVVRGASLTIAPGEAVGLLGPSGCGKSTLAKVAALLHRPAAGRVVIDGEPVNGWRHAAPRTLRTAVGVVFQQPRLSADPRLRLREVIAEPLRAVGRSRADAAARALETAEAVGLTGELLGRRPHEVSDGQLQRACLARALVLRPRWLVCDEMTAMLDASTTAALVGVVEDYRREHGAGLLAVGHDRVLLDRWCDRTVEWSRIAHA, encoded by the coding sequence ATGTTTGAACTGCGGGACGTCACCGCCGGGTACGACCGCCGCGAGCCCGTCGTACGCGGCGCCTCGCTGACCATCGCCCCCGGTGAGGCGGTAGGGCTGCTCGGACCGAGCGGCTGCGGCAAGTCGACGCTCGCGAAGGTCGCCGCGCTGCTGCACCGGCCGGCCGCCGGCCGGGTCGTCATCGACGGCGAACCGGTGAACGGATGGCGCCACGCGGCCCCGCGCACCCTGCGCACCGCCGTCGGCGTCGTCTTCCAGCAGCCCCGGCTCTCCGCGGACCCACGGCTGCGACTGCGTGAGGTGATCGCCGAGCCCCTGCGGGCCGTCGGCCGAAGCCGCGCCGACGCTGCCGCCCGCGCTCTGGAGACCGCCGAGGCCGTCGGTCTCACCGGCGAACTCCTCGGCCGGCGACCGCACGAGGTGAGCGACGGCCAGCTCCAACGCGCCTGCCTGGCCAGGGCGCTGGTGCTGCGGCCGCGCTGGCTGGTCTGCGACGAGATGACGGCCATGCTCGACGCGTCGACGACCGCGGCGCTGGTCGGCGTCGTCGAGGACTACCGCCGCGAACACGGCGCGGGCCTGCTCGCGGTGGGCCACGACCGCGTCCTGCTCGACCGCTGGTGCGACCGGACGGTCGAGTGGTCCCGTATCGCGCACGCGTGA
- a CDS encoding ABC transporter ATP-binding protein, whose product MRDRRHVAAVSDATFDLAAGECLALVGESGCGKSVLASALLGLLPANARTAGSAVVDGVELLGAGERTLARTVRGRRIGLVPQSPAAHLTPVRTVGAQLAETVRALTGLRGSDAREAALTAAARAAFPAGHLDRYPHELSGGLAQRAATAIALVGDAPLLLADEPTTGLDRDLVDHTADELRRHADEGRALLLITHDLAAAARTADRVAVMYAGRIVEITSSETFFGSPGPRHPYARGLLNALPEREFAPVPGLPPELGDLPAGCAFAPRCARADDACTVLPRLVGGVACHHAEDRHV is encoded by the coding sequence ATGCGCGACAGGCGCCATGTGGCAGCGGTCAGCGACGCGACGTTCGACCTCGCGGCCGGCGAATGCCTCGCACTCGTCGGTGAGAGCGGCTGCGGCAAGTCCGTCCTCGCCTCCGCCCTCCTCGGACTGCTCCCCGCGAACGCCCGGACCGCCGGGTCCGCCGTCGTCGACGGCGTGGAACTGCTCGGCGCCGGCGAACGCACCCTCGCTCGCACCGTACGGGGACGCCGGATCGGGCTCGTCCCCCAGAGTCCCGCCGCGCACCTCACGCCCGTGCGCACCGTCGGCGCCCAACTCGCCGAGACCGTACGCGCGCTGACCGGGCTGCGCGGCAGCGACGCCCGCGAAGCCGCCCTCACGGCGGCGGCACGGGCCGCGTTCCCCGCCGGGCACCTCGACCGGTACCCGCACGAGCTCTCCGGGGGACTGGCACAGCGCGCAGCCACCGCGATCGCCCTCGTCGGCGACGCGCCGCTGCTGCTCGCCGACGAGCCGACGACCGGCCTGGACCGGGATCTCGTCGACCACACCGCCGACGAACTGCGCCGGCACGCCGACGAAGGACGCGCACTCCTGCTGATCACCCACGATCTCGCCGCAGCCGCCCGGACGGCCGACCGGGTCGCCGTCATGTACGCCGGCCGCATCGTCGAAATCACCTCCTCCGAGACCTTCTTCGGCAGCCCCGGACCGCGCCACCCGTACGCGCGCGGCCTGCTGAACGCCCTGCCGGAGAGGGAGTTCGCCCCCGTCCCCGGCCTGCCGCCCGAGCTGGGCGACCTGCCGGCCGGCTGCGCGTTCGCCCCTCGGTGCGCGCGGGCCGACGACGCCTGCACGGTCCTGCCACGGCTCGTCGGCGGCGTCGCCTGCCACCACGCGGAGGACCGGCATGTTTGA
- a CDS encoding ABC transporter permease produces MADLAWTSQGRTRRSTRTARVAVSTVTVVAVALAVLLVPPLVQLDQQAVDLSMKLRPPSPAHPFGTDDVGRDLLLRCVYGLRVSLLVGVVAALVATVIGTVVGAAAAVFGGWTDRALMRLVDTFSSVPHLLLGIFVVAMFRPGVWPVIVSVALTHWLSTARIVRSEVLSLRARPYIDAAISGGATRWRVAVRHLLPGVLPQAGLAAVLMVPHAMWHESALSFLGLGLPTHQASLGNLVQSARGSLLAGDWWPTLFPGLFLIVPTLAVAGLAGAWRERLNPRRRSELML; encoded by the coding sequence ATGGCTGACCTCGCCTGGACGTCCCAGGGCCGCACCCGCCGCTCCACCCGCACCGCACGCGTCGCCGTGTCCACCGTGACCGTGGTGGCCGTGGCGCTGGCCGTTCTGCTCGTACCGCCGCTCGTGCAGCTCGACCAGCAGGCCGTCGACCTGTCGATGAAGCTTAGGCCGCCGTCGCCCGCCCATCCCTTCGGTACCGACGACGTCGGCCGCGACCTGCTGCTGCGCTGCGTCTACGGACTGAGGGTCTCGCTGCTCGTGGGGGTGGTCGCGGCTCTTGTCGCCACCGTCATCGGCACCGTGGTCGGCGCGGCCGCCGCGGTGTTCGGGGGCTGGACCGATAGGGCCCTGATGCGACTGGTGGACACCTTCTCCTCGGTGCCGCACCTGCTGCTCGGGATCTTCGTCGTGGCCATGTTCCGCCCCGGGGTCTGGCCCGTGATCGTGTCCGTCGCGCTGACGCACTGGCTCTCCACGGCCCGCATCGTCCGCTCCGAGGTGCTGTCGCTGCGCGCACGCCCGTACATCGACGCGGCCATCAGCGGCGGCGCGACCCGGTGGCGGGTCGCCGTACGGCATCTGCTGCCAGGGGTGCTCCCGCAGGCCGGACTCGCGGCCGTACTGATGGTGCCGCACGCGATGTGGCACGAATCGGCGCTGTCGTTCCTCGGCCTCGGCCTGCCGACCCACCAGGCGAGCCTCGGCAACCTCGTGCAGTCCGCCCGCGGTTCGCTGCTCGCCGGTGACTGGTGGCCGACGCTGTTCCCCGGCCTCTTCCTGATCGTCCCCACGCTCGCCGTGGCCGGGCTGGCCGGTGCCTGGCGCGAACGGCTCAACCCCCGCCGCCGATCGGAGCTGATGCTGTGA
- a CDS encoding ABC transporter permease encodes MARMAGRRALLAVPVLLTVTFAVFAVAAASPFDPVKAYTGSAGLTASQENLDQIRANLGVDQPLVTRWWDWLTSALTGDLGDSSVMRQPVADVIAERIGWSALLALTAFALAIVLGTTLGVLAARRRGGLLDRCVSSLAYTLEAAPAFWLGLLAIWFFALELGVLPAGGLTDTASDTVTAGQVASHLVLPAAVLGVSQLPWFFLYVRQGVGDALDEDPVRGARARGLAERTVLLGHALRSGMLPMLTLIGSRVPELITGALLIETVFSWPGIAAATVQAATSVDFPLLAALTVLATAAVLLGNLLSDLLYGLADPRVGFDG; translated from the coding sequence ATGGCGCGGATGGCGGGACGGCGGGCCCTGCTCGCCGTCCCGGTCCTGCTGACCGTGACCTTCGCCGTCTTCGCCGTGGCCGCCGCCTCGCCCTTCGACCCCGTCAAGGCGTACACCGGCAGCGCCGGCCTCACCGCCTCACAGGAGAACCTCGACCAGATTCGCGCCAACCTCGGCGTGGACCAGCCGCTCGTCACCCGCTGGTGGGACTGGCTGACCTCCGCGCTGACGGGCGACCTCGGCGACTCCAGTGTGATGCGGCAGCCGGTCGCCGACGTGATCGCCGAGCGGATCGGCTGGTCCGCGCTGCTCGCCCTCACCGCCTTCGCACTGGCCATCGTGCTCGGCACCACCCTCGGCGTGCTCGCCGCCCGCCGCCGCGGCGGACTCCTCGACCGGTGCGTCAGCTCACTGGCGTACACCCTCGAAGCCGCACCCGCGTTCTGGCTCGGACTCCTCGCGATCTGGTTCTTCGCCCTCGAACTCGGCGTCCTGCCGGCCGGCGGGCTCACCGACACCGCCAGTGACACCGTGACCGCCGGACAGGTCGCGAGCCATCTGGTGCTGCCCGCCGCGGTCCTCGGCGTCAGCCAACTGCCGTGGTTCTTCCTCTACGTGCGCCAAGGGGTCGGCGACGCCCTCGACGAGGACCCGGTGCGCGGAGCCCGCGCACGCGGCCTGGCCGAACGCACCGTCCTTCTCGGGCACGCACTGCGCTCCGGCATGCTGCCCATGCTCACCCTCATCGGCTCGCGAGTGCCCGAACTCATCACCGGAGCCCTGCTGATCGAGACCGTCTTCAGCTGGCCCGGCATCGCCGCCGCGACCGTGCAGGCCGCGACGTCCGTCGACTTCCCGCTGCTCGCCGCGCTCACCGTGCTCGCGACGGCGGCCGTCCTGCTCGGCAACCTCCTGTCCGACCTGCTGTACGGACTGGCCGACCCGAGGGTGGGCTTCGATGGCTGA
- a CDS encoding ABC transporter substrate-binding protein, whose protein sequence is MTGRSIRAAVATAMAAALTFGAAACSNPGGGAAGSGAKDSAVVGIAYEPDSLSPLLGYGKDGNSKIFDGLLAFDEDMTLRPALAADLPEVSADRLTYTYKLRKGVKFSDGAPFSAKDVVFTYRTVLDKKTNNASRTELDAVKDVRAEGDDTVVFTLKYPYAAFAQRTVLPIAPEHIAGRQDVNTGPFTTKPIGTGPYILTGWSKGEKISFKANPHYWGGAPAVKKFTMAIIKDDDVRATRLRAGDLDGAILPPNLAKGFEGEQGRKTYRATTYDYRTVTLPTHNEVAGDPAVRRALDIAVDRQAMVDSILDGAGKPAYGPVPTGSEWFTDGTERRHDLAGAKKILDEAGWKPGKDGIRAKNGVRAAFPLWYLTGDKLRQDHALAYASDAKKAGIDITTKAGTWEVIEPRMKHDAVLAGGGAPGDPDFDQYLLLNSALAGDGFNNMAWYDNPAVDKALDTGRRSDEKATRKAAYDTVQRELVKNPGYTFLTHIDHLYVVNDTWDGLATQVEPHDHGLASGPWWNVEDWTPKK, encoded by the coding sequence ATGACGGGCCGATCGATACGGGCTGCCGTTGCCACGGCCATGGCCGCCGCGCTGACCTTCGGCGCGGCGGCCTGCTCGAACCCGGGCGGGGGCGCCGCGGGATCGGGAGCGAAGGACTCGGCGGTCGTCGGCATCGCCTACGAACCGGACAGCCTCAGCCCGCTGCTCGGCTACGGCAAGGACGGCAATTCCAAGATCTTCGACGGGCTGCTCGCCTTCGACGAGGACATGACGCTCCGGCCCGCCCTCGCCGCGGATCTGCCCGAGGTCAGCGCCGACCGCCTCACCTACACGTACAAGCTCCGCAAGGGCGTGAAGTTCAGCGACGGCGCACCCTTCAGCGCCAAGGACGTCGTCTTCACCTACCGCACCGTCCTGGACAAGAAGACCAACAACGCCTCCAGGACCGAACTCGACGCGGTCAAGGACGTCAGGGCGGAAGGCGACGACACGGTCGTCTTCACACTCAAGTACCCCTACGCCGCCTTCGCGCAGCGCACCGTCCTGCCCATAGCCCCCGAGCACATCGCGGGCCGGCAGGACGTCAACACCGGCCCGTTCACCACGAAGCCGATCGGGACCGGCCCCTACATCCTCACCGGCTGGTCCAAGGGCGAGAAGATCAGCTTCAAGGCCAACCCGCACTACTGGGGCGGCGCGCCCGCGGTGAAGAAGTTCACCATGGCGATCATCAAGGACGACGACGTCCGCGCCACCCGGCTGCGCGCCGGCGACCTCGACGGCGCGATCCTGCCGCCCAACCTGGCCAAGGGGTTCGAGGGTGAGCAGGGCAGGAAGACGTACCGGGCCACCACCTACGACTACCGGACCGTCACCCTCCCCACCCACAACGAGGTCGCGGGCGACCCCGCGGTGCGACGGGCGCTCGACATCGCCGTCGACCGGCAGGCCATGGTGGACAGCATCCTCGACGGCGCCGGCAAGCCCGCCTACGGCCCTGTCCCCACCGGCAGCGAGTGGTTCACCGACGGGACGGAGCGCCGCCACGACCTCGCAGGCGCCAAGAAGATCCTCGACGAGGCCGGCTGGAAGCCCGGCAAGGACGGCATCCGCGCCAAGAACGGCGTCCGCGCCGCGTTCCCGCTCTGGTACCTCACCGGCGACAAACTCCGCCAGGACCACGCCCTCGCCTACGCCTCCGACGCCAAGAAGGCCGGCATCGACATCACCACCAAGGCCGGCACCTGGGAAGTCATCGAACCGCGGATGAAGCACGACGCCGTGCTCGCCGGCGGCGGCGCTCCGGGCGACCCCGACTTCGACCAGTACCTGCTGCTCAACTCCGCCCTCGCCGGCGACGGCTTCAACAACATGGCCTGGTACGACAACCCGGCCGTCGACAAGGCCCTCGACACCGGCCGACGCAGCGACGAGAAGGCCACCCGCAAGGCCGCGTACGACACCGTCCAGCGTGAACTGGTCAAGAATCCCGGATACACCTTCCTCACCCACATCGACCACCTGTACGTCGTGAACGACACGTGGGACGGCCTCGCCACCCAGGTCGAGCCGCACGACCACGGCCTGGCCTCCGGCCCCTGGTGGAACGTCGAGGACTGGACGCCGAAGAAGTGA
- a CDS encoding acyl-CoA dehydrogenase family protein, with translation MTDLLYSETEDDLRAAVRSLVAARGDTAALAARAEAGSPYDPRLWNSLAAEMGAAGLLVPEKLGGQGASHREAAVVLEELGRGVVAAPYLTSSVVATQALLSLDTETEAVAELLAELAEGRRTAVVAVPLSAAPDGPLPDGAGRITGVADAATADVLLVLRADGLYAVEAAQAVVEPLTPFDLTRPLAAVTAGEGGTRLADGAAGAAAVRRGLLAGAGLLASEQLGLAEWCLEETVRHTGERHQFNRPVGSFQALKHRMAQLWLEVVSARAAARAAADALATVSPEAALSVAVAQAYCSRVAVHAAEECVQLHGGIGMTWEHPAHLYLKRAKADEIALGTPGRHKEALATLVDLPAP, from the coding sequence ATGACGGATCTGCTCTACTCGGAGACCGAGGACGACCTGCGCGCCGCCGTGCGGTCCCTCGTCGCCGCCCGCGGCGACACGGCGGCACTCGCGGCCCGCGCCGAGGCCGGTTCGCCCTACGACCCGCGGCTGTGGAACTCGCTCGCCGCCGAGATGGGCGCCGCCGGCCTGCTCGTGCCCGAGAAGCTCGGCGGCCAGGGCGCGTCCCACCGGGAGGCCGCGGTCGTGCTGGAGGAGCTGGGGCGTGGCGTGGTCGCCGCACCGTATCTCACCAGCTCGGTCGTCGCGACGCAGGCGCTGCTGTCGCTCGACACGGAAACGGAGGCCGTCGCCGAGCTGCTCGCGGAACTGGCGGAGGGCCGGCGCACAGCCGTTGTGGCCGTGCCGCTGTCGGCGGCGCCGGACGGTCCGCTGCCGGACGGCGCCGGGCGCATCACGGGTGTCGCCGACGCGGCGACGGCCGATGTGCTGCTGGTGCTCAGGGCCGACGGGCTGTACGCGGTCGAGGCGGCGCAGGCCGTCGTCGAACCGCTGACCCCCTTCGACCTCACGCGTCCCCTCGCGGCCGTCACCGCTGGGGAAGGCGGAACACGACTGGCGGACGGCGCGGCGGGCGCTGCCGCCGTGCGCCGTGGACTGCTCGCCGGGGCAGGACTGCTCGCCTCGGAGCAGCTCGGTCTCGCGGAGTGGTGCCTGGAGGAGACGGTCCGGCACACCGGCGAACGGCACCAGTTCAACCGTCCCGTCGGCTCGTTCCAGGCGCTCAAGCACCGCATGGCGCAGCTGTGGCTCGAGGTCGTCTCCGCGCGGGCGGCTGCCCGTGCCGCCGCCGACGCGCTGGCCACCGTCAGCCCGGAGGCGGCGCTGTCGGTGGCCGTCGCCCAGGCGTACTGCTCACGGGTCGCGGTCCACGCGGCTGAGGAGTGCGTGCAGTTGCACGGTGGCATCGGCATGACGTGGGAACACCCCGCCCACTTGTACCTCAAGCGCGCCAAGGCCGACGAGATCGCGCTCGGCACGCCCGGACGGCACAAGGAGGCACTGGCGACCCTCGTCGATCTTCCGGCTCCGTAG
- a CDS encoding acyl-CoA dehydrogenase family protein: protein MTDAAELLDLTRKLLAAHPPATTDRADFLKARFDAGLAWVHFPEGLGGLGAPRSLQAVVDAELTAAGAPDNDPRRIGIGLGMAAPTILKYGSQEVKERFLRPLWTGEEVWCQLFSEPGAGSDLAALGTRAVRDEDSGEWIVDGQKVWTSSAHVARWAILIARTDPDLPKHRGITYFVCDMTDPGVEVRPLRQITGEAEFNEVFLTGVRIPDAHRLGEVGEGWKVAQTTLNNERVAIGGMRLPREGGMIGPIARTWRERPDLRTHDLHQRLLTLWVEAEVSRLAGERLRQQLVVGQPGPEGSAMKLAFARLNQEISGLEVELRAEEGLLYDDWTMRRPELVDFTGRDAGYRYLRSKGNSIEGGTTEVLLNIVAERVLGLPAEPRNDKDVAWKDLAR from the coding sequence ATGACGGACGCAGCCGAACTGCTCGACCTCACCAGGAAGCTGCTGGCCGCGCACCCGCCGGCCACCACCGACCGCGCCGACTTCCTGAAGGCGCGCTTCGACGCGGGCCTCGCCTGGGTCCACTTCCCCGAGGGCCTCGGCGGCCTCGGCGCCCCCCGCTCCCTGCAGGCCGTCGTGGACGCCGAACTGACCGCCGCCGGAGCGCCCGACAACGATCCGCGCCGCATCGGCATCGGACTCGGCATGGCCGCGCCCACAATCCTCAAGTACGGATCGCAGGAGGTGAAGGAGCGCTTCCTGCGCCCCCTGTGGACCGGTGAAGAGGTGTGGTGCCAGCTGTTCAGCGAGCCGGGGGCCGGCTCCGACCTGGCGGCGCTCGGCACCCGCGCAGTACGGGACGAGGACTCGGGAGAGTGGATCGTCGACGGCCAGAAGGTGTGGACCTCCAGCGCGCACGTCGCCCGCTGGGCCATCCTGATCGCCCGCACCGACCCCGACCTGCCCAAGCACCGCGGCATCACCTACTTCGTCTGTGACATGACCGACCCCGGTGTGGAGGTCCGGCCGCTGCGCCAGATCACCGGCGAGGCGGAGTTCAACGAGGTCTTCCTGACCGGCGTGCGCATCCCCGACGCGCACCGCCTCGGCGAGGTCGGCGAGGGCTGGAAGGTCGCCCAGACCACGCTGAACAACGAACGCGTCGCCATCGGCGGCATGCGTCTGCCCCGCGAGGGCGGGATGATCGGCCCCATCGCCAGAACCTGGCGCGAACGCCCCGACCTGCGCACCCACGACCTGCACCAGCGGCTGCTCACCCTGTGGGTCGAGGCCGAGGTCTCCCGGCTCGCGGGTGAGCGGCTGCGCCAGCAGCTCGTCGTCGGCCAGCCGGGCCCCGAGGGCAGCGCGATGAAGCTCGCGTTCGCCCGCCTCAACCAGGAGATCAGCGGCCTGGAGGTCGAACTGCGCGCCGAGGAAGGGCTGCTGTACGACGACTGGACGATGCGCCGGCCCGAACTCGTCGACTTCACCGGACGTGACGCCGGCTACCGCTATCTGCGCTCCAAGGGCAACTCGATCGAGGGCGGCACCACCGAGGTGCTGCTGAACATCGTCGCCGAACGCGTCCTCGGGCTGCCCGCCGAGCCGCGCAACGACAAGGACGTCGCCTGGAAGGACCTCGCGCGATGA